In the Camelus bactrianus isolate YW-2024 breed Bactrian camel chromosome 17, ASM4877302v1, whole genome shotgun sequence genome, one interval contains:
- the UCN2 gene encoding urocortin-2 yields MTSWALLVLMVLTLGRTLPVPATPIPAFQLLPENFPQATPCPVTSESPSASTTGLSAAWGHPSPGPRPGPHITLSLDVPLGLLQILLEQAQARAAREQAAANARILAHIGRR; encoded by the coding sequence ATGACCAGCTGGGCTCTGCTGGTGCTGATGGTCCTGACGTTGGGCAGGACCCTGCCTGTCCCAGCAACCCCTATCCCAGCCTTCCAGCTCCTCCCTGAGAACTTTCCCCAGGCTACTCCCTGCCCTGTGACCTCGGAGAGCCCCTCAGCCAGCACCACAGGCCTCTCTGCTGCTTGGGgccaccccagccctggcccccgcCCTGGTCCCCACATCACCCTATCGCTGGACGTACCCCTTGGcctcctgcagattttactggaGCAGGCCCAGGCCAGGGCTGCGCGGGAGCAAGCTGCTGCCAACGCCCGCATCCTGGCCCACATTGGCCGCCGCTGA